In the genome of Caenorhabditis elegans chromosome IV, the window TCaagaatatatatataagtcGACAACACCAAACCACCAAGGTTtcgattcttttttttgatttgtgaaacattcaaaatgttttttggtttacttaaataaataaataaaacttatACATAAATACTAATTCACAATTTGTAGAGTAACAGAGAAGGATGAAAGgacacaaaaaaagaagagaaatctgaaagaaaaaaggaaataaagcAATCTAGGCTAGTCATTTTGGCCATTGCACTTGGTAGAATAAACATATTCAGAGATCCAAATCTACGACTACCACTGCGGATTCAGTGGGTCATATCCGGCGGGGAATTCGGCTTGGGGCCTTGAATCCTGGAACGACACGGCGTGGTTCGGGATCTGTGCCTGATTCTGGTACGACTGCTGATCTTCCCATCCTTGATAGGATTCCGCTGTAGTTGCTTCAGGCTTCCCATTGTATCCGCCAGCTGGAGCCGATGAGTTGAGCTGTGTCATTTCGGCGGTGTCACCCTTGGCGCCGAGGGTGTCGTAGGAGTGAACTTTCCGCAGTAGGAATAAAACTGGGGCGTAGGTGACGTTGGTGGCGAAGATTATGATGTTGAGGGCGGTGAATCCCCAGTTGGTCACAATCCATCCGGCAATGATGGGTCCAAAGGCGTAAGCCAACGAGTACGAAATGTCAGCGATCGCGTAGACGGATCCGTAAACCGAAACGTGGCGGGTGTCCACAAGGTGTCCAAGCATCGGGAGGAGCGAGGTGTCGATCAAGGCGATTCCGAAGCATACAAAAGAGAGCGGGATGACAAGTTGCATCACCGATGTGGTATAGGGGATTGCAAAACACGCGATTCCCTCCATAGCCAACCCAACCATAGCAATCGCCCATGTGTGGTGGGGGAACGCCCTGAGCATTTTGACGGTCACATAGACTCCGAGAACGTGTGGAAAGAATGGTGGGAGCCAGATGACTCCGACCAACCAGCCAGGAGTGTCTGGCATCATTTCGGACATCCAGGTTGTGATGGTGGGCTCGAGGAAGGCGAGAGAGACGTTGGCCATGATGAGGGCTCCGGAGCAGCAAGCGATGAAGGGATCCATGAAGAGACGCCACATTGGGGTTCCTGGAAAGAAACGTTTGAGTTTGGGCAGGTACCGTTTTGACTAGGGAATGGTCAGCTTAGGGGTGAGGTACCTAGAGACGCCACATATGCCAAACGGAAGCTGAGATCATTGGCTACAAGAATATGCTTTCGAATTCTGCAACGGACCTCTGGGAGTCTGGAAATTCTTGTCTGAAATCATGCTTTTGAATGCTCGAAAGTGgtaagaatttagaatttattacagaaaaacgTGAAGTTGAATACctagaaaagatgaaaatgtgttttgataCAGTGCATACAGTACTTGTTTCAAgtataaaactaattttattaattaaacgtttttctgtaataaattctaaattcttacCACTTTCGAGCATTCAAAAGCataatttcagacaagaaTTTCCAGACTCCCAGAGGTCCGTTGCAGAATTTGAAAGCATATTCTTGTAGCCAATGATCTCAGCTTCCGTTTGGCATATGTGGCGTCTCTAGGTACCTCACCCCTAAGCTGACCATTCCCTAGTGAGTAAATTTCTATCTGTTTGAAAGTTGTAGAGTCGGACATTGTggtaataatttttcttaaaatttcaaagttttttttagtaagTTGCCGAAATCGCTTAAAATGCCGAAAGTgctaaatttatatttttggaaagctCGGTTCGGACCTTGATGAGGAAATGTCTAATTCTGGAagatgaaatcaaaattttccgaaaaactcTCAAATTTAAGAACTGAAATACCATCGAGCTGTCGAAAATATATGAGATTTGTCACATTCAAattcttcacaatttttctctgaaatcgCCGAGAAAGccttgaaaattgcagaaaaaactgaaaaattttccaatttgataACTGTAACATCGCTGAGTTATCGGAAATGAACTTTCTGTGTActgaaagttctaaaaatgaTCAGGGcgctgaattttcaaaatattataaaatttgaaaagcgtCTAAAAGTTCTCAAAATCTTAATTATTTTACTGcggaagtttctagaaaagaACATTGTCAAAATTGCTGAAAGGAACCGACAAGCTGAACATTTTAGCATTCTTTTAAACTCTTCGGCTTTTTTAGACGTTAAAGGCGGTGTAGTggacattttttattgcttttttaaactttaaactgtgtctgaaaacaccgaatttcataatgaaacttcttctcaaaacaaagttatggcggcttaAAAATGACGTAAAACTTgttacaatttcaaatttgacagGTTTGTCAATGTCGCAACGATTGGAAACtaacttattttaaaatcaccgtctaattttggaTACACAAGTTGATATTCGATTTAGGAACATTTAAGGAACATATGGATCACCagatttggcaaaatttggtaacttcTGGTGATCCATCGACATTAAATGCGCctaaattgatttgaaaagcAAGATAGTTGACTTATTTATCAAAAGTATAttggtgatttcaaaaaagttagttccCAGCTGCTGCGACGTTGACAAGTtggcgaaatttcaaattttaactctTTGTTGGTTAATTTTTAAGCCAACAtaacctctttttttttgaaaagttttaaagaagtttcattatgaaattcggtgttttcagacaattttgagtctagtaaatcaataaaaaatttcgactacaccacttttaataatcctaaaatttttaaacgtatAACCCATACCTTGAACCTTCTCTCCATGAGAATCAGTGCCTCTCCGATGGGGATTGATCACCATAAAAACTGCAATAGCATCAGCCAAACAGACAAATGACAGAATCAGGAAAGGTACGGGTTTTCCGGCGAGTGAGTACAATACGGAGCCAAATGGTGGAGCAACTAGGCACCCGAACGAGATGAAGGCTAAGGCGATTCCAAGTGCCGCTGATCTCTCGTTTTCTTCGGTGAATCGATCGGCGATCATGGCAAGACCGGAAGTATCGGCGAACGCTGAGCCGAAgccctgaaattttttttagaaattttcaaaaagtttcagtttttaagagttttgaaatttatacaAATATTGCCGACGTCTTTGAAAATCTCTTAAAAACTCCTTAAACTTCAGTAAATTCAaggaattttcacaaatttgttgatatttccagaaactttctagaacatttctaaattctcttcaattttgagagctattcaatattttctaaaactctctaaaattatcgaaaatttccagaattttttctaaattttctaagaTTTCCTGAACTCCCAGGTAATAtcccaaaaagtttccagaatttccagaggtttttgaagctttctaaaaagttctataaattttttaaaaatttttctaaattccagaattgtttaaagaaaaatcagcAACTTTTTAATGGatgttcaaagttttcaagaacattctagaattttcacaattttttagattattttagattttgtttAGGGATTCTACTTCTCCATGGCTccgattttgaaattcttccaagttttgttgaaaacttttcccaACAACTTCTTCTCCTCTACTTTCCATCTCCAATTTGTCCATGTTACCACCTACGGAGATGTCCCCGCCTGTCCCAGGGGACACCGAAAGGGGGACGTACTTATCACCCGGGACCATCTCATTTTCCTACTGCTCTGCGAGCTCCTTCTCTTTTCGCCAGCTTCTTCTTTGCTGTTGTTAATTAGCACGAAGTCGTTCGACGCCCGGCTGGGAAATAGTGCGAAAAGACTCGGAGCCGCAGAGCATTTCAGAAATCCTTTCCGTTTCCGACATTAGAAGAGCAACGCGAAAAAAATGGAAGGGAAAAGATTCGAATTTTATATACAGAATGATGACCGGTTTTCGTAAGAAATTGGAAAGATGGCAGGAGCAGGAAGAGGAACCAAATTAAATTGCTCGGCGAGTTGAAGTTTTCTTGGGAAAAAGTTGGCGTTGGGGGAAGATTTAATGCCAGGAATGgggaaattttctaaaactaaaaaaaaattctagaatttcccagaattttatttaattttctaagaTGTTCTGAAGccatttggaattttttaaagtctttaaaaaatttcaataatttgttcacaattttctgagacgttaaaaactttttaattttttaaaaattttttacaaatttccagaactttgtagaagctttttaaaattttctagaaaactagggaaggtttgaaaaaatcttaaaatattcCAGAAAGCTTTAgagtgtttttgaaaagattcaaacaaaaattttaggcaTTTCTGAACCAGAACGTTTTAGGAAGTagtataaaattgaaaattctagacaTTTTGAAGACTCTGGACAATTTTCCGAAACCTCTAAATTTCTTGTAGCTATTAGAAAATTTCGATGATTAAACatcaggaatttttttcaaaaacattaaaagtttctccagaaaattctgaaaaaaatccaaaaatttcttgaaatttccagaagcttcaaaaagtctaaaaacCTTCCAGAACAATTTGatacttaaaaaaatatttttttagatgaaTTTAAAGTTGAGCAGCGgtttttttctatagttttaaAGTCAGCTGACAGTTTGTCTGCTTAACACTTTATTcttaaaaagaaagaaaaaaactaacctgCAACGATCTTGCAAAAAGCAAAACTCCATAGCTCTTTCCAAGAGCAAATATAGCCGTGGagaaaaacatggtgcatagCCCCAAAATCATCGGAATCTCGTATCCAACTCGATCGATAATATATCCCGAAAACggattcacaaaaatttgcagCAAAGCTTTTGAAGCGAAGAGCCATCCCAATTCCAGCTCCTCATCCAAAAAGTTAATCCTTCCGCCGACCTCTCTTACCAGATAGGTCCCGTTTGCAAGCTGGCTTGTCTCATTGTGGTATCCCTCGAAGGTCACCTGGTAGTTATGAATGTCCCGAAGGTATTTCGGAATAATTGGGACAATGACCATGTAGAGCATATTGTCGAGTAGTAGGGCTATGGAGACTATCACCAGGACGCATTTCTTCTGATTATCCTGCTGCTCAAGCCACTTTTTGGCGTCCGCTTTGAGGATCTCCGAGTCTCGGTTGATGACGGGCACGTTGAAGcccatctctctctctccccctggaatattttattttttctaaattttttgggctTCGGGCTGGCCTAGGGGCtttttctcaaacaaaaaaaaatttaaagaaaacttaTGACGTGGCTCGGCGCGTAACAGAGCCGTGAGACCCATTGTATGGGGGAGAGAGAGACTTAGGGGAGACACAGATCGCCAGAGGGCCGCCGAGACCACGCCCAgttttgaggaaaaacacaCGTATAAGGCTTGTTGGGGAGGGGAGAGACAGAGAAATACaggagaaaattgagaaaattaatataaGAAAGGTAGTGGAAATACAGGTAATACAGGAGgagtttgtaatttttggaaatttttttaaagaggaACTTCTTGGTGGTTTAGTTGTTGaacatgttaaaaattttgtattttttgccgaatttttttgaatttttgtatagcccgccaatttttttttgaaaaatatgaatttcgcgccaaaaactctcaaaattttgacttttgcgcaaaattttttctggaatttttgaacttcgCGCCAATTgtcttatttaaaaattttttgcaaataattgaGTATGACAActgtcactttttcaaaaatttcaaattcgcgCTAAACTCTTtctttggaaatatttttttagaaaattgataaattcgaattttgtcgaaaaaacatctttttcagaacaatttttagactttgcgccaaattatttaaaattttatgaaaaattctgtGTTCTTttatttcccgccaattttttttctaatatgtAAGTTTGCGGCATATTcgtcagaaattttttaaatcgagattctagaaaattttttgaacaacttattttaaactttgtgcaaatttttttattgaaaaaattatgtcaaaataattttttcgaaatatgtttaaaaaaaaagaaattcacaaattaccgccaaaatttgttgaaaaatttttttcaaaacttaaaaaaaattctaaattttatgttttgaaactggcgccaaaaattaatttcaaatattccaggaaaatttaccaaaaaatttcaaaattcaaattttctgccaaaatatTGTACGaagattcttgaaaattttcataatataTCTTATGActactttttggaaatacagtatttaaaaaaaattaggctcACCTTGTTTTAGTAGGTTACTATTTTGAACAAGAGATGCGGAAAATAGAAAGACTTTCGAtgaattacctgaaaattaaatattttagtgTAAAACTTTTGGgggcaaaataaaaaaataaagaggaAACAaggaacttgaaaaataaaataaaaattatttttttgaaaaattccggcgggaaaattattttttgacaaaaaaaaagaattttttctgaaattttagtttaaaaagttcaaatgacTCCACCGAGTTAccttaaaaaattgctaaacaCTAATTTAGGCTAAAAATCAggcgaaaaaagaaaaatgacatgTGTATTTGAGCCCCCGGGCGGGTTTCTTTTCTGTTCTGAGGGATGACtctattgttattttttacgAAGATTGCCTTGGCGCCAATTCAAAATGCACATGATTGATTGGCtcagaggggggggggggggggggggggttggATATGCAAACTGACGtagtggtttttttgttggaatttcagaaatttggaaatcgCTGCCAAAAAAACACAAGACCACAACATTaggaagtttttaaagttttagaaCTTTAGAACTAGAGTTTtagtggaaattttgaaaaaataacgctaaaaaatcgaaacattcaaaattcgaggaaaattttatttatttatttaagaatttcaatttttcgagcttaaaaaaagtttaaataatgcaaatttgaattccccgcaAAAAGTTATTCACACATTGAatcggaatatttttttttatttcccgccgaattttcatgtaaatatttgattttttgttgaaaaaaaaacccaaatcttaaaattcttaattgtgtgaaattttaagaatgggaaaattgaactCACGCCAAAATTACTAAtatttttgccagaaaattaatttgactaaagcgccaaaaattttgattaacttttttaaagaactttccgccaaaacataattttcaaaaaaaaaatagtggcACTACAAAACTTCTACTACACCTTTTTTAcaaaagcaaaaatatttgaaaaaataataggaAATTTTGGCACAAATCTCAAAACTCCTGCtcaaaagctcaaattttgaactgaaaattactggaaaaaaaatcgaaaaatctccATATCTCCCCACGAGCTTTACCTCATCAATTCTAGGGAGACGAAGTCAATTAGCTCTactattcataaaaattggctCAATTCGAGCCGGATTCACGGCGGGTAaggatagaaaaaaaaatataaagacGCACATCTTCTCCCCTGCAAAGCCGCAATTCAACGGGAATTCAATATAAACTGGGAAAGAAATATGAGATCGATGTGAAGGAATTGGGCGGATTCTCACGGTATCCACACGTCATGGGCTCGAGCTCCGTTTTGAGACAGAAAAAACGGATACAAAAGAAAATTGGTGGAACATGTACAATATAAAGCTTTCAGTGAcgccaaactttgaaaagttaaaaaaattcttcaaaactcGGTCCAGTTTTACAGGCCCCAGAAACCTAACAATTTACTTTTCCAAGAAACTTTTTGAGCAGTATTTAATctctactatttttttttttgaggtcaGTTAATAGATGTTAATCACAGTTTGGGCTAGTTTTTGATATATATCTCTCCTTGTCTCTCGCTTAACAGTTATCATTAGACCTTTTCTGTAGGAAAAATAGGTTTGATCTTTTGGTAACGTTCTACAATTTGGCTTAGGCTTGaacataggcttaggcttatgcttaggcgtagaattaggcttaggcttaagctcaaATGAATACACATCGGGGTTTAGGTTTTCAATTCAAACTTCCATGGCTAGAGcttcgtttttttctggaaaagtaacgaaaatgtgtgaaaaagtCCATTTcgtattcttttttattctgtttcacaaaaaaagaaaaagacgaCGTCAATCTCTTCTTCTCCGAAGCCTCGGCACAGGCACTGATTGGGATTGTTCGCGGAAACCAAGTTAGCTTCAGCGTCTAGTCATTCACACGCACTATTTCTTAAAGATTTTGAAGAGaggatgtgtgtgtgtgctcggggagaagaagaagcttccACCTCCTTCGAAATTCCCCTTTCCCAAGTTTTTAGGAACCAGGGGAGGGGGAGAGAGAATATTTAAATATGTGCTGGACGGgaggaaaaacgaaaaaaaaaaatgctctgaaCGCGTATGGTCGATTGAAATTGCAAAGATTGAAGGACATTGAAGGAtgataatttaattaaaattgagtTCCAACCGCTGCGACGCCAAGAAGTGGttaaaattagctaaaaatataccattttttcaaaaactttgagctcccataacatttttttgaaaaattttcagaacgtctcattacgaaatttggtagttttggaccattttgggtctaaaaaagcaaagtcttaaatttcggtactccacctttaaaggtaatgaattcaaaaaatagctaGTTTGGGGAAAAGTCTGcagttttttggagttttcacattttctggaaattttatatataatattttttcaacatttttcctttattctcggaaaaactaattttttttaattttttggtattgaatttttaaatttaaaatttaaaaaaaggtctgaactatttttttggatttttttttggattttttacaacggaaaaattgtaaattcttgaaattttgtataaaatctttttaaaacaaaaaccgaACAAAATAAAAGCCACATTAAAACTCGAATAaataaactatgaaaaaaaaagttttcttgaattttccaaattttttatttcattcaaGTTTTTCTGTAGTACCATGCAAtaaatagcaaaaattttttaaattaaaaaaaaagaaaaaactttttcttttctgaaaattccaaaaaattccaattttaaaaataagctcagccaaaactttttggcaaGTATGCAGGATGGAAAGAAAGTGATAGGCTTTTCTCTTTTTGCAATACCCCAGCTTCAGTCTAGATGTATAAATGTACAGCTCCCCGGGGACCATTCCAATATCTTCTCTCCCAACTTTCTCCTCTCAAAATTCCcgcaaaaatcccaaaaaccagaaaattgtgaaaaccaAAAGCTTTAGGGCTCACCGAGCCCACGTCACTTTtccaagaagtgggcggagcctaccGTAATCCAGTGTCACCACTTTGTCATGACGACTACACATTTCGGAGGGGAGAAATGATTGGTGTatacgttttttttggaaatttcgggGGATGTGAACGCCGCTTTTGGATGAAGCGGATGGGAACGGATTTTTCGAAACCTCCGGAGATTGAGATGAgatgctcttttttttggaaaagggGAGACGTTTTGGGCAAtcgggaaaaaagttttgaaaataataatgcagaatttaaaaaaatcatttttttttgaaaattattcgactgtaaattgtcaaaaaaaaatcagaaaaaaaaagtttcccgGTTTTTTAagtcttaggctcaggcttaggcttaggcttacgctcaTTCTTTGGCTTAGCTTGGGCGCTGGCTTAaacttaggattaggcttaggaagtaaaaaaaatttagaaaaccaaaaaattatccaaactattctttttttaatttttttcctaaaaaatgcaatatttttcaaaaattctatttttatttcattattaAAAAGTACAGTAAAAGCATAATGATGTAAATGTTCGAAATTActatattaaaataattcaaattcaaaacaaaattttgaaaaaaaagtttaaaaaattgctcaattaaaaaaaaaattttcggaattgttCTAAATTAATAtactcaatattttttatagaaaagttCAGTATAcctaattttttgcttaaaaaagttagatgtaaaatgttttttcttaaatttcaaaaattgtgaaattaaaattttcctaatgctagacttgaaaaattggtgcCTAAtacctttaaaattattatatggtacaaatttttttctggaattcccAACTAGTCTGGAGATACCATTACTAGATTACTATGTTTTTCtctttctgaaagaaaaatcaagaaaaaaatggcgaaaactTATCGGAGCCTGtgagaaaattcagaaaatctcgAGCTCCACGAGCAAGTGATACGAATAAATCATGAGCTCGCGCTCACTGATATTGAGAGACTCCGTACCCACgacttcaattttattttttgaagccaGAGCGCTTTCCACTACAAAATCATGggataaaaaagaaagaagaggaAAAGGCGAAATTCGTATGCTTATGCTTTTCTAATAATTGGTTAGAAAGGGGGATTTCTAGAGAGCTGAGCCAACGGAGAGCTGAGGAGCCACCCCTGTAATTAGGGATGTCTCGAATTCGAAGCGCCAACACCTACTTGAGAAAGTGACGCGGggagtgggggggggggggggggggggggggatttGCTACCGGTTGTCGAAAAaggagttcaaatttttttcctgaattggaaattgattattgatttttcattgctATCGACTGATAGctaagattttcaattttccaactttgaTAATCGGTTTTTGACTGTCGATTGCTAAAAACCGGTTATCGACTTTTCAATGCCGCTAGCCGATAATCAATAATTGACTATTGTAGCCGGTGGCCGATAGCCGGTAGCTGGTAGCCGGTAGTCAATAATTGATTATTGGTTGATTACCAACAGCCACTTTTAGCTATCGAAAACCGCTCTACCGACGaacatttaaaatcaataatcaaaaatcaaaaatcaaacaaaaaaccgaTAATCACTAATCaatgatgaaaaatcaataaatattgctaaaaatcaataatccaGTATCGGCAACTGCGGCAACGAATTAACACCATAAAATCGCCCCACCTCTTCTCATCCATCCGAAAATACTCCTCCAAAAAAGATTGACAGCTAGATTGGGGAAAAGCTcaagacacacacacacacacaccatggaatttgaagaattatAGAGGAGATTTTCAAAGTACGACGGGCAATTGAGCATTCGAAATTGAGCCAAAAAACTGGGTggaacgaaatttttttttttttgggatatACTTTTCAGGAAGGGAtgggatatttttttgaatttttatttcactaTTTATATATCCCTGGGATTCTGACCCATTTGTCATTTTATCTATAATTTGGAGTACAAaaaatgggggggggggggggtaatCGGACACAAATTTGCAGACTTTACGACATTTTGTACCTGGGGGAGGAGAATCAGAAGaggtcaaaaatcgaaaaataagaTTTGATGGGGTTTTGGGTGTAAAAATAGTCTAGTGaggaaaaatgaaggaaaaaatcaaaattaaaatttgaattttctgctaatattctataaaaattataattcgaattcctaaattaaaaaagttcaaaaattttgaaatttgcgccaaaaataaaaattccttaTTTGCATAtcctgttaattttttttagtttttgaaaaatttaaatatctcagattttctgaattttccaaatctaatttttttgaaaattggaaaaatttcaaattatttttgaatgaaaaacaatCTTCTACGTCCAAtttcaaattagttttttcttctccaAGTTCCCACGAGCTccagaaataaataaaaatgaccaAACGCTTACAagcttaaaaatatattctggaggggaatttaattttttttactttggaAAATGcaggctgaaaattcaaacccAACAGTTTTGCTGAAACTTTTTGGCGGaaagttgaaaacattttgaaaatttgtgaaaaatctttggccgaaaattaatttttttttctgacaaattaTGCTGTTTAACAAAATTGGTGCGGaacacaaattaaaaatttttaaacggttttgcaataaaaattttggcgcggcattcaaatttcaaaattttcctattaaatttttagaaaacaaaacttttgttggaagttcaagtttcaaaaatttcaataactttggcgccaaattaaaatttcaaatttttacttaaaaaaaatccaaattctcGATAGACTTacactaaaaaaaagaaatagtcTGGGCAGTGAGCTGCTCGGATTGAAAAATGATGCGCTTTTCCCTTTCCGACGAAGGAAAAAATGACGGCGTTAAATGAATTTGAGAAGAGCTTCTGGTTTCGGATTTCCAAATTTGGAAACTATGTTACAAAAAATCTGCgaaaaatacgagaaaaaaattacagagaTTTTTCTGACTGAGCCATAGTAGTTTCtcctgcaattttttgttgtattttcagcaatttctaGAGAGGCTAGACGTTGTTTCTGGGATTATCCTTTTGAAAATCCGGctaaaatcgcaaaaatggcgtattttttttgcatgaaatttcttattttccgtTCTGTTTGAGGGCGAAATGTCATGTTTTATTGGACATGTTACTATTGGATACTCGGTGGAtcttgttttgaaatgtttggtaaaaattaaaattttttaaataaaaacatgtaaaaattaaattttaaatttgaatttacatcTAGGAAATTCCCGGACAATATTATCAGAAActtgatcaattttttaaataggaaATCAAATTTCCTAAATATATGTGCATTCTAGTTTTGCGccaaaatctattaaaaattgaaatacaatGTTGAAAACCGcgctaaaaattaaaaaaaatttacaacttcaatttttcaaattttttgaaaattttctgtaaaaattagtttaattaataaattacagtctgaaaaatcattaaaaaattatttaaaaactaaaaaccagTGCATTCTGTTCACAATAACAACtataaaatcataaattttgtgaaaatttggagcatcAATTTGGAGTAATTCGTAGTTGtataaaatatttcgaatacattaaaattgtagtcagaaaaatgatttatatGTTTTTGGTTCAATgtgaacaaataaaaattcaacaaaaaatttcaggggTATTCTAAGTAGTTGAAATCctgaattttctgtaaaataaaaaaacggtacttttccgatttctacccccaaa includes:
- the unc-17 gene encoding Vesicular acetylcholine transporter unc-17 (Confirmed by transcript evidence), with translation MGFNVPVINRDSEILKADAKKWLEQQDNQKKCVLVIVSIALLLDNMLYMVIVPIIPKYLRDIHNYQVTFEGYHNETSQLANGTYLVREVGGRINFLDEELELGWLFASKALLQIFVNPFSGYIIDRVGYEIPMILGLCTMFFSTAIFALGKSYGVLLFARSLQGFGSAFADTSGLAMIADRFTEENERSAALGIALAFISFGCLVAPPFGSVLYSLAGKPVPFLILSFVCLADAIAVFMVINPHRRGTDSHGEKVQGTPMWRLFMDPFIACCSGALIMANVSLAFLEPTITTWMSEMMPDTPGWLVGVIWLPPFFPHVLGVYVTVKMLRAFPHHTWAIAMVGLAMEGIACFAIPYTTSVMQLVIPLSFVCFGIALIDTSLLPMLGHLVDTRHVSVYGSVYAIADISYSLAYAFGPIIAGWIVTNWGFTALNIIIFATNVTYAPVLFLLRKVHSYDTLGAKGDTAEMTQLNSSAPAGGYNGKPEATTAESYQGWEDQQSYQNQAQIPNHAVSFQDSRPQAEFPAGYDPLNPQW